GGCCAGATAGGGCAGGATAATGCCCGGATAGGTATTGATCAGGCCGAAGGCATTCACCTGCCGGAAGATCGGTGCCAGCATGACCTGGAAGGGCAGCATGGTGCCGAACACAAAGAGCGCAAACAGCGCCTTGTTCATCCGCATCGGCACCTTGGCGAGCGCATAGCCTGCCATGGCCGATACGAACAAACCGAGCGGCACCTTGATGACGGTGATGACGATGCCGTTGAAGGCCGTCGTCGAGAAATTGCCGCGGTTCCACGCCGAGACGAAATTGCCGAAGGCAAGCTCGGTCGGCGGGCTGAAGGCGCTTGCGCCCATCACCGTCGAATTCGACTTAAGCGATGTGAAGACGATGAACATGAATGGCGTGATCCAGATGATCGCGAGCAGGATGAAAGCGATCCAGAGGGCCACGAGCACCGGATCGACCTTGTTCGAGCCGACAGGACGGAACGCCTGGGAAAACATCTTCATCGTCCCATCTCCTCCCGCTTGAACATCCAGCGCATATAGGGGATCACGACAACCAGCGTGATCAGGAGCAGCACCACGGACACGGCGGCACCGCGCCCGAAAACCCCGAGCTGCATTGATTGGGTATAGGCCCACATCGCCAGCATCTGCGTCGATTGCGCAGGCCCGCCGCCGGTCATGCCGTAGACGATGTCGAAGGCCTTCAGCGAATTAATGAGCGACAGCACGAAGACAACGGTGATGGTCGGCGCGAGCGCCGGCAGCGTCACATAGCGGAACACGCCCCAGCGCCCTGCCCCGTCGA
This genomic stretch from Pararhizobium capsulatum DSM 1112 harbors:
- a CDS encoding carbohydrate ABC transporter permease yields the protein MKMFSQAFRPVGSNKVDPVLVALWIAFILLAIIWITPFMFIVFTSLKSNSTVMGASAFSPPTELAFGNFVSAWNRGNFSTTAFNGIVITVIKVPLGLFVSAMAGYALAKVPMRMNKALFALFVFGTMLPFQVMLAPIFRQVNAFGLINTYPGIILPYLAFGIPYQVFILYGFFSAVPKELSEAARIDGASHFTIFWRIFLPVSLPVLSALLILDFVATWNEFAMALVILQDPRMWTLPLGLMNFQSQFQSDYGQLNAAIIMTVLPAAIVYLMFQRYFVSGLTSGAVKE